The Rhodopseudomonas palustris genome window below encodes:
- the flgK gene encoding flagellar hook-associated protein FlgK, with protein MSLGDALAIAMAGLRVNQATMSLVSSNVANAETPGYVRKTVNQSAVNAGETGTSVKVVGVDRQLDDYILAQLRTETSGGAYASLRSDFLKQLQGLFGDPNSTGTLEDSYNGLTTALQALATSPDSTSARIAVLNAAQAISSNLNSTSNGIQTLRAGCETGIADAVTTANNLMQQIANINTHIQANPLGGTSTDAATSAMLDQRDQAINQLSQLMDIRVVTNGANQVTVFTGSGVQLVGMEAATLSFNAQGTVSPTTVWNPNTAISDLGSIRVGYANGSSSDLTSSLKSGKLAAYVELRDKTLVQAQTQLDQFAASLSSALSDKTTAGTAVTSGTQAGFSLDLSSMKTGNTVNISYTDTLTGAQHTVTVVRVDDPSVLPLPQNATADPNDYAVGIDFSGLSGSVVSQLNAALNSRNLQFSGTAPNITVLNNAGFSTVTAASVTSTETSLTGGTASVPLFNDNGAAYTGAINGYGSQMTGYAQRISVNADLIKDNSRLVVYSTSPLTAAGDTTRPDFLVKQLNTSKYLYSAKTGIGSDAAPYKGTLLSYLQQFVSQQGSNAAAAQQLSEGQNVVLNTLQQKFSTSSGVNMDEEMAHLLSLQNAYAANARVMSTINQMYQSLMQAI; from the coding sequence ATGAGTCTCGGAGACGCACTCGCAATTGCAATGGCCGGCCTTCGGGTGAACCAGGCGACGATGTCGCTGGTGTCATCCAACGTCGCCAACGCCGAGACGCCCGGCTATGTCCGCAAGACGGTCAACCAGTCGGCGGTGAATGCGGGGGAGACCGGAACCAGTGTCAAGGTCGTCGGCGTCGACCGTCAGCTCGACGACTACATCCTGGCGCAGCTTCGAACCGAGACCTCAGGAGGCGCCTACGCGTCGCTGCGATCGGACTTCCTGAAGCAGCTGCAGGGGCTGTTCGGCGATCCGAACTCCACCGGTACGCTCGAAGATTCCTATAACGGCCTCACCACCGCGCTGCAGGCGCTTGCGACCAGTCCGGACAGCACCTCTGCGCGGATTGCCGTGCTAAACGCCGCGCAGGCGATTTCGAGCAATCTGAATTCGACGTCCAACGGCATCCAAACGCTGCGCGCCGGTTGCGAGACCGGCATCGCCGACGCGGTAACCACCGCGAACAACTTGATGCAGCAGATCGCCAACATCAACACCCACATCCAGGCCAATCCGCTCGGCGGCACATCGACCGATGCGGCGACCTCGGCGATGCTCGATCAGCGCGATCAGGCGATCAATCAGCTGTCGCAACTGATGGACATTCGTGTCGTCACCAACGGCGCCAATCAGGTGACGGTGTTCACCGGATCCGGCGTGCAGCTCGTCGGCATGGAGGCGGCGACGCTGAGCTTCAATGCGCAGGGCACGGTTTCGCCGACCACGGTGTGGAATCCAAACACGGCAATCAGCGATCTCGGCTCGATCCGGGTCGGCTACGCCAACGGCTCCTCGTCCGATCTGACCAGCTCGCTGAAATCCGGCAAGCTGGCCGCCTATGTCGAACTGCGCGACAAGACACTGGTGCAGGCTCAGACCCAGCTCGATCAGTTCGCTGCCTCGCTGTCGAGCGCGCTGTCGGACAAGACGACGGCCGGCACGGCGGTTACCTCCGGCACCCAGGCGGGTTTCAGTCTCGATCTGTCGTCGATGAAGACCGGCAACACCGTCAACATCTCGTACACCGATACCCTGACCGGTGCGCAGCATACGGTGACGGTGGTGCGGGTCGATGATCCGTCGGTGCTGCCGCTGCCGCAGAACGCCACGGCCGATCCGAACGACTACGCGGTCGGGATCGATTTCTCTGGCCTGTCCGGCTCGGTGGTGTCGCAGCTCAATGCGGCACTCAATAGCCGCAACCTGCAGTTCAGCGGCACCGCGCCGAACATCACGGTGCTGAACAACGCAGGCTTCTCGACGGTCACCGCGGCCTCCGTCACCAGCACCGAGACGTCGTTGACCGGCGGCACCGCGTCGGTGCCGCTGTTCAATGACAATGGTGCGGCCTACACCGGCGCGATTAACGGTTACGGCAGCCAGATGACCGGCTACGCGCAGCGGATCTCGGTCAATGCCGACCTGATCAAGGATAACTCCCGGCTGGTGGTGTATTCCACCTCGCCGCTGACCGCCGCCGGCGACACCACGCGGCCGGACTTCCTGGTCAAGCAGCTCAACACCAGCAAGTATCTGTATTCGGCAAAGACCGGCATCGGTTCGGATGCGGCGCCTTACAAGGGCACGCTGCTGAGCTATCTGCAGCAGTTCGTCAGCCAGCAGGGCTCCAACGCGGCGGCGGCGCAGCAGCTGTCTGAGGGCCAGAACGTGGTGCTGAACACGCTGCAGCAGAAGTTCTCGACGTCCTCCGGCGTCAACATGGACGAGGAGATGGCGCATCTGTTGTCGCTGCAGAATGCCTACGCGGCGAATGCGCGGGTGATGTCGACCATCAACCAGATGTATCAGTCCCTGATGCAGGCGATTTGA
- a CDS encoding flagellar hook-basal body complex protein: protein MGIFGALTTSVAGLRSNSYALENISGNIANSQTTAFKRIDTSFLDLIPQAGNNQQLAGSVTAGSRLTNTTQGSVQSASVSTYMAINGEGFFVVQKPSSFSDNNPIFPGVDNFTRRGDFSLDKNGYLVNGAGYYLEGVKIDPTTGNPVGGSPGVLKFQNDFLPSQATTKISYRANLASYPLTTKHDKSIPGSELLRAADFATNPQVLGTTPPPFSDNTKTGLQINNKQGVPITGATKLSGVAGSDSIGVDFAVGNTITVNGTTITFTAAGGTDDATNIPIDSTIANLLSKIDAISAGGAASTVTSGAVVLHTGVASDLAMTSGAAAFASLGLTSPVNVVRNGGGSVGTGKVTGVDNQTFLDESVSGGSTTAYDGNGAPVNVQFRWAKVDSATLGTGHTDVWNLFYQVNPNATGTQTAWQNVNTNFTFASNGQMSPVIGQITLTGLTVSGVSLGDVTMAFGTGGLTQFSDTNGNVQVNQLQQDGYSAGQLVSVSVSNDGRVVGAYSNGRNIDLAEVSVATFNGANFLKRTDGGAFEITNESGQPLYGKGGSVSGSSLESSNTDIADEFTKLIVTQQAYSANTKVITTANTMVQDLLNVMR, encoded by the coding sequence ATGGGTATTTTCGGCGCTCTCACCACGTCGGTCGCGGGCCTGCGCTCCAACTCCTATGCGCTGGAGAACATCTCCGGAAACATCGCCAACTCGCAGACCACGGCATTCAAGCGCATCGACACCTCGTTCCTCGACCTGATCCCGCAGGCCGGCAACAACCAGCAGCTCGCCGGCTCGGTGACTGCAGGATCGCGCCTGACCAACACCACGCAGGGTTCGGTGCAGTCCGCCTCGGTGTCGACCTACATGGCGATCAACGGCGAAGGCTTCTTCGTGGTGCAGAAGCCGAGCTCGTTCAGCGACAACAACCCGATCTTCCCCGGCGTCGATAACTTCACCCGCCGCGGCGACTTCTCGCTCGACAAGAACGGCTATCTGGTGAACGGCGCCGGCTACTATCTGGAAGGCGTTAAGATCGACCCGACCACCGGCAACCCGGTCGGCGGCAGCCCGGGCGTCCTGAAGTTCCAGAACGACTTCCTGCCCTCGCAGGCCACCACCAAGATCAGCTACCGCGCGAACCTGGCCTCCTATCCGCTGACCACTAAGCACGACAAGTCGATCCCTGGCTCGGAACTGCTGCGCGCCGCCGACTTCGCCACCAACCCGCAGGTCCTCGGTACGACTCCGCCCCCGTTCAGCGACAACACCAAGACCGGCCTGCAGATCAACAACAAGCAGGGTGTCCCGATCACCGGCGCGACCAAGCTGAGCGGCGTCGCCGGCAGCGACTCGATCGGCGTCGACTTCGCAGTGGGCAACACCATCACGGTCAACGGCACCACCATTACCTTCACCGCTGCAGGCGGCACGGACGACGCGACCAACATCCCGATCGACTCCACGATCGCTAACCTGTTGAGCAAGATCGACGCGATCTCGGCCGGCGGTGCGGCGTCGACTGTGACTTCGGGTGCGGTGGTGCTGCACACCGGCGTCGCCAGCGATCTGGCCATGACGTCCGGCGCTGCGGCGTTCGCCTCGCTCGGTCTCACCAGCCCCGTCAATGTGGTCCGCAACGGTGGTGGTTCGGTCGGTACCGGCAAGGTGACCGGCGTCGACAACCAGACGTTCCTCGACGAGTCGGTCTCGGGCGGCTCCACCACTGCCTACGACGGCAACGGCGCGCCAGTGAACGTGCAGTTCCGTTGGGCCAAGGTCGACTCCGCCACCCTTGGCACCGGCCACACCGACGTCTGGAACCTGTTCTATCAGGTCAATCCGAACGCCACCGGCACGCAGACCGCGTGGCAGAACGTCAACACCAACTTCACCTTTGCCTCCAACGGCCAGATGAGCCCGGTGATCGGCCAGATCACGCTGACCGGTCTGACGGTTTCGGGCGTGTCGCTGGGCGACGTGACGATGGCGTTCGGCACCGGCGGTCTGACGCAGTTTTCCGACACCAACGGCAACGTTCAGGTCAACCAGCTGCAGCAGGACGGCTACTCGGCCGGCCAGCTCGTCAGCGTGTCGGTCAGCAACGACGGCCGCGTGGTCGGTGCCTATTCCAACGGCCGCAATATCGACCTCGCCGAAGTGTCGGTCGCGACCTTCAACGGTGCGAACTTCCTCAAGCGCACCGATGGCGGCGCATTCGAGATCACCAATGAATCCGGCCAGCCTCTGTACGGCAAGGGCGGCTCGGTGTCGGGCTCATCGCTCGAATCGTCGAACACCGACATCGCCGACGAATTCACCAAGCTGATCGTCACGCAGCAGGCTTACTCGGCGAACACCAAGGTGATCACCACGGCCAACACCATGGTGCAGGATCTGCTCAACGTGATGCGCTAG
- a CDS encoding ATP-binding protein translates to MRAFDWASTPIGPPESWPQALKTAVRIMLTSQQPIWIGWGPELTYLYNDPYKSIIGGKHPWALGRPTSEVWSEIWEDIAPLLAKATSGHEGTYVEAQLLIMERNGFPEETYYTFSYSPIPTDDGSPGGIFCANTDDTQRVITERQLSLLRDLAASAAQSRSVGQACERSAAALATNPQDLPFALIYLTDLGGGHAELAAASGIDAGHPAVKSTLSLADGDEPWPVAEAFRLNAPVVVPDLYGRFGITFPTGGWRQPPTRAVVLPIPASGDTGRCGFLITGLNPFRLYDTAYQDFLALVAGQISTAITNADAYQEERRRAEALAEIDRAKTAFFSNVSHEFRTPLTLMLSPLEEALGRDGIADEQRSLLGIAHRNGLRLLKLVNTLLDFARIEAGRVTAHFTPVDLSSFTAELASNFRSALDRAGLRFVIDAPPLPQPVYVDRDMWEKIVLNLLSNAFKFTFEGEIAVRVRTDPDRRHAVIEVSDTGTGIPQAEIPHLFERFRRVEGARGRSIEGSGIGLALVQELIKLHSGSIAVESEIGRGSTFRVTLPFGSAHLPAERPRHAALQVSTNVRAQAYLDEAIGWLDDSGDADLPPASGAQDLGVVTAPATGRPHILLADDNHDMRDYVARLLGDAYEVEAVADGAAALEAAKKRRPDLVLSDVMMPRLDGIGLLKALRGDPAMADLPVIFLSARAGEEAKLEGLEAGADDYLSKPFSARELLTRVRANLDTAAIRRTALRTEYVLRQEAQAARKHAEGILASISDGFIALDEQYRFTYVNAAAERLINSKAGELIGKVYWDVYPMMLGTEIEQAYRRAMTERVACEFESYHPPSKRWFELRVAPTNGKSISVYFRDITEQKKAEAALRDINEQLEEQVAQRTAELQQKEARLRTIFAASYTYQALLDVDGVVIDANRTALAGIAAELEDVVGKPVWATPWFGSTPGLPEMIRSDIAAVAAGETVRRELHVNLPASGWRWFDLQMRPVQDTQGKVIAIVPEAVDITERRKAEEAFRQAQKMEAIGQLTGGVAHDFNNMLTVIRSSADLLRRRELPPERIRRYVDAISDTADRAAKLTGQLLTFARRHAQNREVFDAADHIEHVSDMLKTALGSRAVFNLHIAERPLPVEADTNQFDAALVNLVANARDAMDGHGTLTISVARSAPTSQEAAAGRGVFVEVSIADTGCGIPREQIERIFEPFFTTKDIGRGTGLGLSQVYGFVQQSGGSINVDSAIGRGTTITLRLPLSDKPIQRRNGNGTNAVDGRQRGCILVVEDNAEVGEFSTQLLHDLGYQTVLAASGEQALALLGDNAKRFDLVLSDVAMPGMDGVTLGREIKKRLPELPVVLNSGYAHMLADEDHGFELLHKPYSVEDLSKVLRKAMAERT, encoded by the coding sequence ATGCGCGCGTTCGATTGGGCATCGACCCCGATCGGGCCGCCGGAGAGCTGGCCGCAGGCGCTCAAGACCGCGGTTCGCATCATGCTGACCTCGCAACAGCCGATCTGGATCGGCTGGGGCCCGGAGCTGACCTATCTCTACAACGATCCCTACAAGTCGATCATCGGCGGCAAGCACCCATGGGCGCTCGGCCGGCCGACCTCGGAAGTGTGGTCGGAGATCTGGGAGGACATCGCCCCCCTTCTCGCCAAGGCGACCAGCGGCCACGAGGGCACTTATGTGGAAGCCCAGCTCCTGATCATGGAGCGCAACGGCTTTCCCGAGGAGACTTACTACACCTTCTCGTACAGCCCGATTCCGACCGATGACGGCTCGCCGGGCGGCATCTTCTGCGCCAACACCGACGATACCCAGCGGGTCATCACTGAACGGCAACTGTCGCTGCTGCGCGACCTTGCCGCCAGTGCAGCCCAATCCCGCAGCGTCGGCCAGGCATGTGAACGAAGCGCTGCGGCGCTTGCCACCAATCCCCAGGACCTACCGTTCGCGTTGATCTATCTGACCGACCTCGGCGGCGGTCACGCCGAACTGGCCGCTGCATCCGGAATCGATGCCGGCCACCCCGCGGTGAAGTCGACGCTGTCGCTCGCAGACGGTGACGAGCCATGGCCGGTCGCCGAAGCCTTCCGTCTCAACGCGCCGGTCGTGGTACCGGATCTCTATGGCCGGTTCGGGATCACGTTTCCGACCGGCGGCTGGCGCCAGCCGCCGACCCGGGCGGTGGTGCTACCGATCCCGGCAAGCGGCGACACCGGCCGGTGCGGCTTCCTGATCACGGGGCTCAATCCGTTCCGGCTGTACGACACCGCCTACCAGGACTTCCTCGCCCTGGTCGCCGGCCAAATCTCCACAGCGATCACCAATGCCGACGCCTACCAGGAGGAACGCCGCCGGGCGGAGGCGCTGGCCGAGATCGATCGCGCCAAGACCGCGTTCTTCTCCAACGTCAGCCATGAGTTCCGCACGCCGCTGACGCTGATGCTGAGCCCGCTGGAAGAAGCACTCGGCCGCGACGGCATTGCGGACGAACAGCGCTCGCTGCTCGGCATCGCCCACCGCAACGGTCTGCGCCTTCTGAAGCTGGTCAACACCCTGCTCGACTTCGCCCGGATCGAAGCCGGCCGCGTCACCGCGCACTTCACCCCGGTCGATCTGTCGTCGTTCACCGCCGAACTCGCTTCGAACTTCCGCTCCGCGCTGGACCGTGCCGGCCTGCGCTTCGTGATCGATGCGCCGCCGCTGCCACAGCCGGTCTATGTCGACCGCGATATGTGGGAGAAGATCGTTCTCAACCTGCTGTCCAACGCGTTCAAGTTCACCTTCGAAGGTGAGATCGCGGTCCGGGTCCGCACCGATCCGGACCGCCGTCACGCCGTGATCGAAGTCAGCGACACCGGCACCGGCATCCCGCAGGCCGAGATCCCGCATCTGTTCGAGCGCTTTCGGCGGGTCGAAGGCGCGCGCGGCCGCTCGATCGAGGGCAGCGGTATCGGACTTGCGTTGGTGCAGGAGCTGATCAAGCTGCACAGCGGATCGATCGCCGTCGAGAGCGAGATCGGCCGCGGCTCGACCTTTCGCGTAACCCTGCCGTTCGGCTCCGCGCATCTCCCGGCCGAGCGGCCGCGACATGCCGCGCTCCAGGTCTCCACCAATGTCCGCGCCCAGGCCTATCTCGACGAGGCGATCGGCTGGCTCGATGACAGTGGCGATGCCGATCTGCCGCCAGCTTCCGGCGCTCAGGATCTCGGCGTCGTCACCGCGCCTGCCACAGGGCGACCTCACATTCTGCTGGCCGACGACAACCACGACATGCGCGACTACGTCGCCCGGTTGCTCGGCGATGCCTATGAGGTCGAAGCCGTTGCCGACGGCGCCGCAGCGCTCGAAGCCGCAAAGAAGCGCCGGCCGGATCTGGTGCTCAGCGACGTGATGATGCCGCGGCTCGACGGCATCGGACTTCTAAAAGCGCTGCGCGGTGATCCGGCGATGGCCGATTTACCGGTGATCTTCCTGTCCGCCCGGGCCGGCGAAGAAGCCAAGCTGGAAGGGCTGGAAGCCGGCGCCGACGATTATCTCAGCAAGCCGTTCAGCGCCCGCGAATTGCTCACACGCGTCCGCGCCAATCTCGACACCGCTGCGATCCGGCGGACGGCGCTGCGGACCGAATACGTGCTGCGCCAGGAAGCACAGGCTGCCCGGAAGCACGCCGAAGGCATTCTGGCCTCGATCAGCGACGGCTTCATCGCGCTCGATGAACAGTACCGGTTCACTTACGTCAACGCCGCCGCCGAACGGCTGATCAACAGCAAAGCCGGCGAGCTGATCGGCAAGGTGTATTGGGACGTCTATCCGATGATGCTCGGCACCGAGATCGAGCAGGCATATCGGCGGGCGATGACCGAACGCGTCGCATGCGAGTTCGAAAGCTATCATCCGCCGAGCAAGCGCTGGTTCGAATTGCGCGTGGCGCCGACCAACGGCAAGAGCATCTCGGTGTATTTCCGCGACATCACCGAGCAGAAGAAGGCCGAGGCGGCGCTGCGCGACATCAACGAGCAGCTCGAAGAGCAGGTGGCGCAGCGCACCGCCGAACTGCAGCAGAAGGAAGCCCGGCTCCGGACCATCTTCGCGGCGAGCTACACCTATCAGGCATTGCTCGACGTCGACGGCGTGGTGATCGACGCCAACCGCACCGCACTCGCCGGCATCGCGGCCGAGCTCGAGGACGTGGTCGGCAAGCCGGTTTGGGCCACGCCATGGTTCGGCAGCACACCGGGGCTGCCTGAGATGATCCGCAGCGACATCGCCGCTGTCGCGGCCGGTGAGACGGTGCGGCGCGAACTTCACGTCAACCTGCCAGCCAGCGGCTGGCGCTGGTTCGATCTGCAGATGCGCCCGGTACAGGACACGCAGGGCAAGGTGATCGCGATCGTGCCCGAGGCGGTCGACATCACCGAACGCCGCAAAGCCGAAGAAGCATTCCGGCAGGCGCAAAAGATGGAAGCGATCGGCCAGCTCACCGGCGGCGTCGCCCACGACTTCAACAACATGCTGACCGTGATCCGGTCGTCCGCCGATCTGTTACGCCGACGCGAGCTGCCGCCGGAGCGGATCCGCCGCTACGTCGATGCGATCTCCGATACGGCTGATCGCGCAGCGAAGCTGACCGGCCAGCTCCTCACCTTCGCGCGTCGCCATGCACAGAACCGCGAAGTGTTCGACGCGGCCGATCACATCGAGCACGTCTCCGACATGCTGAAGACAGCACTCGGCTCGCGTGCTGTGTTCAATCTCCACATCGCCGAGCGACCGCTGCCGGTCGAGGCTGATACCAATCAGTTCGACGCCGCGCTGGTCAATCTGGTGGCTAATGCGCGCGACGCGATGGACGGTCATGGCACCCTCACCATCTCGGTCGCACGTTCGGCGCCGACATCCCAGGAAGCTGCCGCAGGCCGCGGCGTCTTCGTCGAGGTGTCGATCGCCGACACAGGCTGCGGCATTCCACGCGAGCAGATCGAACGGATCTTCGAGCCGTTCTTCACCACCAAGGACATCGGCCGCGGCACCGGCCTCGGGCTGTCGCAGGTTTACGGCTTCGTCCAGCAGTCCGGCGGCAGCATCAATGTCGACAGCGCGATCGGCCGCGGCACCACGATCACGCTTCGGCTGCCGCTCAGCGACAAACCGATCCAGCGCCGCAACGGCAACGGCACTAACGCCGTTGACGGCCGGCAGCGCGGCTGCATCCTCGTGGTCGAGGACAACGCCGAGGTCGGCGAGTTCTCCACCCAGCTGCTTCACGATCTCGGCTATCAGACCGTCCTTGCCGCCTCCGGCGAACAGGCGCTGGCGCTACTTGGCGACAACGCCAAACGTTTCGACCTGGTGCTGAGCGACGTTGCGATGCCGGGCATGGACGGCGTGACCCTGGGCCGGGAAATCAAGAAGCGTTTGCCGGAGCTGCCCGTGGTGCTGAACTCCGGCTACGCCCACATGCTGGCCGACGAGGACCACGGCTTCGAACTGCTGCACAAGCCGTACTCGGTCGAGGATCTGTCGAAAGTCTTACGCAAGGCGATGGCCGAGCGGACCTGA
- a CDS encoding glycosyltransferase family 39 protein, with protein sequence MQPVVSQPGGSRSLLAILAAAIVLPVVLAAIVFPTPLYDTRELVAWGRHFPLITPVHPPMMVWAGGVVDRLFGPSGTAIVAANQVLMAIGFAYLYAILRLLVERTMAIYLVVLAGTSFYAVFAPLSWALNADILQLTSWPAVVYHFLRARQDNRWLDWILLGVWAAIAALTKYNAAVLFLAMAIGVVALPSFRRCLTRPGLYVAMLIATLLLLPHVITAVKYGSTIAYGERHFTGFGSIGDTARRIGLLVAGYLPMLLPGAVIIAVSSARRMINVRVPRFAEASDELKFIVIIDVAMVLILLGMIIGLGLEYIARYGAPFSLLAVPALAPLLRWNEARRDTCERQTGWTLSGLYTVMSAAVMIAYLGPASHSGLQEPTADAARLILEDWRSQYSCGPGYFLGDRQTVYGIGIAAGPEGDSVTIHFIPATRWFDQRKLEDQGAVLVYTLPQVPAHFAAAYPGRAMSDEKRIDVPVLRTHNGKTKEYFYRFVAPKACSK encoded by the coding sequence ATGCAACCTGTGGTGTCGCAGCCGGGGGGCTCCCGTAGCCTGCTGGCCATTCTCGCGGCGGCGATCGTCCTGCCGGTGGTCCTCGCGGCGATCGTATTTCCGACGCCGCTCTACGACACCCGCGAACTGGTCGCCTGGGGGCGCCACTTCCCGCTGATCACCCCGGTGCATCCGCCGATGATGGTGTGGGCCGGCGGCGTGGTCGACCGCCTGTTCGGGCCATCCGGCACCGCTATCGTCGCCGCCAATCAGGTGCTGATGGCCATCGGCTTCGCGTATCTGTACGCGATCCTACGGTTGCTGGTCGAACGGACGATGGCGATCTACCTCGTCGTGCTCGCCGGGACGTCGTTCTACGCTGTGTTCGCGCCGCTATCCTGGGCGCTGAATGCCGATATCCTGCAGCTCACCTCGTGGCCGGCGGTGGTCTATCACTTCCTGCGTGCGCGTCAGGACAATCGCTGGCTGGATTGGATCCTGCTCGGCGTCTGGGCCGCGATCGCAGCGCTGACCAAATACAACGCCGCGGTGCTGTTTCTGGCGATGGCGATCGGCGTCGTCGCGCTGCCCTCGTTCCGCCGCTGCCTGACGCGTCCCGGCCTATATGTGGCGATGCTGATCGCCACGCTGCTGCTGCTGCCGCATGTGATCACCGCGGTGAAATACGGCAGCACCATCGCCTACGGCGAGCGGCATTTCACCGGCTTCGGGTCGATTGGCGATACCGCCCGCCGCATCGGCCTCCTGGTTGCCGGCTATCTGCCGATGCTGCTGCCTGGTGCGGTGATCATCGCGGTGTCGAGCGCGCGCCGGATGATCAATGTGCGGGTGCCGCGGTTTGCCGAAGCCAGCGACGAACTGAAGTTCATCGTCATCATCGATGTGGCGATGGTGCTGATTCTGCTCGGCATGATCATCGGGCTCGGGCTGGAGTACATCGCCCGCTACGGTGCGCCGTTTTCGCTGCTTGCAGTGCCGGCACTGGCGCCGCTGCTGCGCTGGAACGAGGCGCGGCGCGACACCTGCGAACGGCAGACCGGTTGGACGCTGTCGGGACTTTATACGGTGATGAGCGCGGCGGTGATGATCGCCTATCTCGGCCCCGCCTCGCACAGCGGGCTGCAGGAGCCGACCGCCGACGCGGCGCGCCTGATCCTCGAGGACTGGCGCAGTCAGTACAGTTGCGGACCCGGCTATTTCCTCGGAGATCGCCAGACGGTGTACGGCATCGGCATCGCGGCCGGGCCGGAGGGCGATTCGGTCACCATTCACTTCATTCCGGCGACCCGCTGGTTCGACCAGCGCAAGCTGGAGGATCAGGGCGCGGTGCTGGTCTATACGCTGCCGCAGGTGCCGGCGCATTTTGCCGCTGCCTATCCGGGCCGGGCGATGTCGGATGAGAAGCGCATCGATGTGCCGGTGCTGCGCACCCACAACGGCAAAACCAAAGAGTATTTCTATCGCTTCGTGGCGCCCAAAGCGTGCAGCAAGTAG
- the msrB gene encoding peptide-methionine (R)-S-oxide reductase MsrB, translating into MIDRRMLLASAALAAVFGFRWLRPDAARAAEKFEIEKTPEEWRKQLTPMQYHILREEGTERPFSSPLLKEHRKGTFACAGCDLPLFSSDTKFDSGTGWPSFWQPLPNAVGERSDSTLGMTRTEVHCRRCGGHLGHVFDDGPKPTGLRYCMDGYALTFHPATPNAS; encoded by the coding sequence ATGATCGATCGCCGCATGCTGCTCGCTTCTGCCGCCCTTGCCGCCGTGTTCGGTTTCCGCTGGCTGCGGCCGGACGCCGCCCGCGCGGCCGAGAAGTTCGAGATCGAGAAGACGCCTGAGGAATGGCGCAAGCAGCTCACGCCGATGCAGTACCACATACTGCGCGAGGAGGGCACCGAGCGGCCGTTCTCCAGCCCGTTGCTCAAGGAGCATCGCAAGGGCACCTTCGCCTGCGCCGGCTGTGATCTGCCGTTGTTCTCGTCCGATACCAAGTTCGATAGCGGCACTGGCTGGCCGAGCTTCTGGCAGCCGCTGCCGAATGCGGTCGGCGAACGCAGCGACTCCACGCTCGGCATGACGCGCACCGAAGTGCATTGCCGCCGCTGCGGCGGTCATCTCGGCCACGTGTTCGATGACGGGCCGAAGCCCACCGGGCTGCGCTACTGCATGGATGGCTACGCGCTGACCTTCCACCCGGCGACGCCGAATGCGAGCTGA